Proteins from a genomic interval of Lolium perenne isolate Kyuss_39 chromosome 1, Kyuss_2.0, whole genome shotgun sequence:
- the LOC127327820 gene encoding probable GABA transporter 2, whose protein sequence is MAGHTHTGLTPFLVSPASGHGTPTSSYAGSCSYAGDHKAAAAAAAEAGDAGAAFVLESKGTWWHAGFHLTTAMVGPTVLTLPYALRGMGWGVGLTALTAVAAVTFYTYYLMSRVLDHCEAAGRRHIRFRELAADVLGSGWVFYLVVTVQTIINAGITIGSILIAGNCLQIMYSSLTPDGPLKLYHFIMIVAVVLALFSQMPSFHSLRYINLGSLLLCFGYTILVSGACIRAGMSSDAPVKDYSLSPSNSGKTFDAFLSISILATVFGNGILPEIQATLAPPAAGKMVKALTMCYAVAFFTFYLSAISGYWAFGNAVQSNALQSLMPDEGPSLAPTWLLGLSVVLVLLQLLAIALVYSQVAYEIMEKRSADAAHGRFSRRNLVPRVALRTGYVAACAFVAAALPFFGDIVGVVGAVGFIPLDFVLPVVMYNVALAPPKRSLVYVAHVVIVFVFTAVGVIGAVASVRKLVLDAGQFKPFSGHVVD, encoded by the exons ATGGCCGGCCACACCCACACCGGATTGACCCCGTTCCtcgtctcgccggcgagcggGCACGGCACGCCCACCTCTTCCTACGCCGGCTCCTGCTCCTATGCCGGCGAccacaaggcggcggcggcggcggctgcggagGCGGGCGACGCCGGGGCGGCGTTCGTGCTGGAGTCCAAGGGGACGTGGTGGCACGCGGGGTTCCACCTCACGACGGCCATGGTCGGGCCGACGGTGCTGACGCTGCCGTACGCGCTCCGGGGAATGGGCTGGGGCGTGGGCCTCACGGCGCTCACCGCAGTCGCCGCCGTGACCTTCTACACCTACTACCTCATGTCCAGGGTGCTCGACCACTGCgaggccgccggccgccgccacaTCCGCTTCCGGGAGCTCGCCGCCGATGTGCTCG GATCTGGGTGGGTGTTCTACCTGGTTGTCACCGTGCAGACTATAATCAACGCCGGGATCACCATCGGCAGCATCTTGATCGCCGGCAACTGCCTGCAG ATTATGTACTCGAGTCTGACGCCAGATGGCCCGTTGAAGCTGTACCATTTCATCATGATCGTCGCCGTCGTGCTGGCTCTGTTCTCGCAGATGCCGTCGTTCCACTCGCTGCGCTACATCAACCTCGGCTCACTGCTCCTCTGCTTCGGCTACACTATCCTCGTCTCCGGCGCTTGCATCCGGGCAG GCATGTCGAGCGACGCTCCTGTGAAGGATTACTCATTGAGTCCGTCCAACTCCGGGAAGACCTTCGACGCATTCCTCTCCATCTCCATCCTAGCCACCGTGTTCGGCAACGGCATCCTACCGGAGATCCAGGCCACGCTGGCGCCACCGGCGGCCGGGAAGATGGTGAAGGCGCTGACGATGTGCTACGCCGTGGCCTTCTTCACATTCTACCTATCGGCCATCTCCGGCTACTGGGCCTTCGGCAACGCGGTGCAGTCCAACGCCCTGCAGAGCCTGATGCCGGACGAGGGGCCCTCGCTGGCGCCGACGTGGCTGCTCGGCCTCTCGGTGGTGCTCGTCCTCCTCCAGCTTCTGGCCATCGCGCTGGTGTACTCGCAGGTGGCGTACGAGATCATGGAGAAGAGGTCGGCGGACGCGGCCCACGGGAGGTTCTCGCGGCGGAACCTGGTGCCGCGCGTGGCGCTGCGGACCGGGTACGTGGCGGCGTGCGCGTTCGTGGCGGCGGCGCTGCCGTTCTTTGGCGATATCGTTGGCGTGGTCGGTGCCGTCGGGTTCATCCCGCTCGACTTTGTGCTCCCCGTCGTCATGTACAACGTGGCGCTCGCCCCGCCTAAGAGGTCCCTGGTGTATGTAGCCCATGTGGTGATCGTCTTCGTGTTTACTGCCGTCGGGGTCATTGGCGCCGTCGCGTCCGTGAGGAAGCTCGTGCTCGACGCCGGGCAGTTCAAGCCGTTTAGCGGTCACGTCGTTGACTGA